A region of the Oncorhynchus clarkii lewisi isolate Uvic-CL-2024 chromosome 29, UVic_Ocla_1.0, whole genome shotgun sequence genome:
ACAGTGACTGGATATATATTGTTTCATGACATCGATACGATTATATTTTTTTCGGAAGAGGGAACGAAAAGGGGAACCTTGATTGATCATTGTTGCAGCCAGGCATTCTAAATGTGTGTCACTCCTCGTAGTTTGACACCGAGATCTGGCATTTATCATTGACAATAAACGTAGAAACATTATGCTTCGAAGTTGGCTCAAGCTAGTCACAGCCTGTCTCTGAAACGCCAGGTAACGTTTCTATTGGATGTAGCTAGCTGAAACCTGCAGCCTTCGGCTAGAAATTGATTCAAGACGAGTATAGGGCGACGGCTTGCCCTGCCCTGGATCTTCAACCTTTAGTTGTGAAAATCGGTTTCGCATCGTAATCTATCTAGCTTATTTAGGTAACtagtgtatttttatttatttattgtttaaacTAATATATTTGTTATTTCTATATTGAGTTAATTTAATTTAGATCAAATATGTCATCTGCACGGTTTGATTCATCGGACCGGTCCAGTTGGTATTTTGGGCCGGTGTCGAGACAGGAGGCGCAGAATAGATTACAAGGACAGAGGCACGGCATGTTTTTGGTTCGGGATTCCTCTACCTGCCCTGGCGACTATGTGCTGTCAGTATCTGAAAACTCCAAAGTGTCCCACTATATCATCAACTCCTTGCCAAGCAAGAGGTTCAAGATCGGTGACCAAGAATTCGAGCACCTCCCAGCTCTTTTGGAATTCTACAAAATCCACTACCTGGATACGACTACACTGATAGAACCTGCCCCCAGGTAAGGAACTGTCATTCATAGGCTGCACCTGCGACCACAAACCACTCAAAGGAATGCAATTAGGACTTAGGTTTGCAAGATATTTAGAATTCCAATTATTTGACACATTTCCTGGTATGTGATTGACCTATTAGAAACCGATTCTGATGGTTGTACCACATTTCAATCACAAACTATAGGCTACCAGGCTTATACTTAATGAATAAGTGACCTGATTGACCTCTCTTGTAATGACAAGTCTAACAAGGAATTGTGTAGTTCTTTCCAGTGCTTCTGCCAGTTTGAGTTATTGTTGGTGCATAACCATTTGAACCTTGTCTAGTTGTGTGTTCACAAAGAGGGTCACACTTTAAAAACAGTAGTGACTGCTGTTTTGTGAGAGGAATGTATATATTTCCAGCTTGTCAGCTGATGGTTTCAGTAGTTCAGCAGTAAAACTTTTTAATATTATCTTGAAACAGTCTTTTGAAAATCTACATGTTAATCTGTATTTTATCCTCACCCTCCTGCCCAGGTACCCTAACACAGCGATAGGCACCGGACCCATTCAGACGATGGGGGGTCTAGAGGACAACCTGGAGTACGTGCGAACTCTGTACGACTTCACGGGCAGCGACACTGAGGACCTGCCCTTCAAAAAGGGGGAGATCCTGATCATCCTGGAGAAGCCTGAGGAGCAGTGGTGGAGCGCCAAGAGCAAGGAGGGCCGAGTGGGCATGATCCCTGTGCCCTATGTGGAAAAGCTGGTGCGACCCTCCCCTCACCCTGGCCAGCCTCCTCACAGCTCCCGCAACTCCAACAGCTATGGCATCCCAGAGCCGGCCCACGCTTACGCCCAGCCTCAGACGCCCTCGCCCCTGCCTCCTGGCACCCCTGGAGCAGTCATCACCCCCCTACCCTCCATGCAGAACGGGCCAGTCATGGCTAAGGCCATTCAGAAACGAGTGCCCTGTGCATATGACAAGACTGCCCTGGCTCTAGAGGTAGGAGTTCCTCACTTTCTGTTCTAGTATGGCTTTGTGAAGGGAGGCCTAAATGCTCCCAGTTGTCCCCTATTCTCATATTTGATTAGTTGGTTCACTATGTTGTGTACATTTTTATTAGATTTAATGAGCTGGTACTGTGGAATCTGCATTGTAGTTTGTCAGGAACTATAGCCTGCAGCCACAGTACACATTGTGCCAAATATTATGTATCAGGTCATTTAAATACAGTTGTGTTTGAGACAGTTCTGATGCAGCAAGCATATTCTGTCTTGCATCCCTCATTTTTAAGTaatctccttttctcctcctattctctgctctcttctcctgACCAGTGGTATAGATTCCATCAATCAGTCTGTGTAGATATTTTGTGAGGAAGCGCAAAGTTGTCAGCTTTTTTTGGAGTATAAATGCTGAGGTGGGTGGCTTTAAGCTCATCCTCAAGAGCCACCcgctaggcttgggcggtataccacataccggggtatttggaaatagccacaaGGTGGTTTTTCAATGCTGTTGAAACtgtttttcaatacatttctatattgttagctactttttaagtaaatacctgcagtcaaatTGTACAATgcgttaggagataaagcagatcgCGTTCTTCATTTCGCCTGACGTGCAACTATAGTTTATCTTCACAGAAAATATATTAGTGCAACACATTTGGCAGAAAATAGCTTAATTGTCACCAGATGCCAACAGAAGTGCAACACTATTTGGCTGGCcgccacacaagtaaatgagcttacaatgaaaaagcaaggtTTTTTTTGCCAAACATGATGTGTGGACATCGTATTTTTAATGTGTATCATAGAAAAAAATGTAAGCGGctacatttcaaaatgttttagCAGAGAAAAGTAagctagctacacatcagtcagagcgctgtctTTTGATAGAAGGCCCATTGCCCTAGTGACACCCACTTTATAAGCTGATTGCCTGTTTT
Encoded here:
- the LOC139388287 gene encoding crk-like protein codes for the protein MSSARFDSSDRSSWYFGPVSRQEAQNRLQGQRHGMFLVRDSSTCPGDYVLSVSENSKVSHYIINSLPSKRFKIGDQEFEHLPALLEFYKIHYLDTTTLIEPAPRYPNTAIGTGPIQTMGGLEDNLEYVRTLYDFTGSDTEDLPFKKGEILIILEKPEEQWWSAKSKEGRVGMIPVPYVEKLVRPSPHPGQPPHSSRNSNSYGIPEPAHAYAQPQTPSPLPPGTPGAVITPLPSMQNGPVMAKAIQKRVPCAYDKTALALEVGDIVKVTRMNISGQWEGEVNGRRGLFPFTHVKIIDPLNPDECE